One Coccinella septempunctata chromosome 8, icCocSept1.1, whole genome shotgun sequence genomic window carries:
- the LOC123319599 gene encoding protein artichoke-like produces MSHYLVLVFALVWTLVRCSCPTMCNCKNYALDATQNDFYMVATCASLPSNVTEELSEKLKELTLLNLNDTIVDEFETFLNSHLPNLRRLSLRNSSISLGNFTISANITHLDFSGNNLDAWIQPPEDNAIRILDISNNRVASLQNYTFRTLNSLEVLNISFNNVSVLEPYTFSELHNLKCLDLSGNSIVLLTQKVFLPVISLQYLNLSKNHLSVLSETSFEGLNKLQQLDLSWNNLRKLAPGSLELPGLARLFLEGNIDLGKSSDASILVGTGRKLLTVDASHLGLQQVPPSLTPSIRTLRLEGNRIKNINCGDLDSYPLLQMLDFTSNSIDFIEEDALGRLDSLTMLILSDNKIREIPKSLPEKLEVLRIEKNELEQVTEGDLQGLTKLEVLVLNDNKIRIIGARAFSQLTSLVTLDLSRNPVNVLQPGCLQGPVYLQVLRLSGIDLISPAKDVSFPLTAPEHLITLDLSKSPGLARQFLSDVAVLAASKRLQELDLSYTDSDVIRSDLLHYLPQLRSLPLEGNKLNCSHLRWLGAWMRRQDDRRHRNVACASPADLWATLLVDLPEEECETSSVRSIVTRATTLRSSGDGISGGNLILTTERKTTVGIDTSTSTIGVNQDVIPDKLPPETPHGPLTVTTDTNEINSRYSKKTNSILHQKGNNKTGIISKSSYRTVTEVPIVPTPRRKTINSPGIRSRSSYTKVNDIGTYEENPHKEKSTTLYVDIVPNTATHWNGKADELSSDEKDTVKNSYHPGMIILFMSVLIAFAVVAMFASKFNRKRQVREDRDIEVTSIPSITELW; encoded by the coding sequence ATGTCGCACTACTTGGTGCTAGTTTTCGCGCTTGTTTGGACGCTGGTGCGATGCAGCTGTCCAACAATGTGCAACTGCAAGAACTACGCGTTGGACGCTACCCAGAACGATTTCTACATGGTGGCTACTTGTGCCAGCCTACCCAGCAACGTAACGGAAGAGTTGAGCGAAAAACTGAAGGAGTTAACCCTTCTAAACTTGAACGACACGATCGTTGATGAGTTCGAAACGTTTCTAAACTCTCACCTCCCGAATCTGCGACGTTTATCACTGAGGAACTCTTCGATTTCCCTTGGTAACTTCACAATATCCGCCAACATAACCCATTTGGATTTCTCTGGCAACAATTTGGACGCTTGGATACAACCACCAGAAGACAACGCGATTCGCATCTTGGATATATCAAACAACCGAGTAGCTTCACTTCAAAACTATACATTCAGGACTTTGAACAGTTTGGAAGTGCTGAATATAAGTTTCAATAATGTATCAGTGCTCGAACCTTACACGTTTTCCGAGCTACATAACTTGAAGTGTTTGGACTTGTCAGGCAATTCAATTGTCCTACTGACACAGAAAGTGTTTCTCCCAGTGATATCTTTACAATATCTGAATTTGAGCAAGAATCACCTCAGTGTTCTGAGTGAGACATCCTTCGAGGGTCTCAACAAACTACAACAGTTGGACTTATCTTGGAATAACTTGCGAAAGTTAGCCCCTGGTAGTTTGGAGTTACCAGGCTTAGCCAGATTGTTCTTGGAAGGCAATATCGATCTTGGGAAATCGAGCGATGCTTCAATTCTTGTGGGGACAGGAAGAAAACTGTTGACAGTCGATGCATCCCATTTAGGACTCCAACAGGTGCCACCCAGTCTGACACCTTCGATAAGAACGTTGAGACTCGAAggaaacagaataaaaaatataaactgCGGCGATTTAGATTCCTATCCCCTTCTCCAAATGCTCGACTTCACCTCGAACTCCATAGATTTCATCGAGGAGGACGCCTTGGGACGACTGGACTCCTTAACGATGCTCATTTTGAGCGATAACAAGATTCGGGAAATACCTAAGAGTTTACCGGAGAAACTGGAAGTCCTGAGGATAGAAAAGAACGAATTGGAACAAGTAACAGAGGGAGATCTGCAGGGATTGACGAAGTTGGAAGTGCTGGTCCTGAACGACAATAAAATTAGAATAATTGGGGCCAGGGCTTTCTCCCAGCTGACTTCGCTGGTTACGCTCGATCTCTCCCGCAACCCAGTCAACGTTCTACAACCGGGATGCCTCCAGGGACCGGTTTATCTGCAAGTATTGCGATTATCCGGGATAGATTTAATTTCTCCAGCGAAAGATGTATCTTTTCCCCTCACGGCGCCCGAACATTTAATCACTCTAGACTTATCGAAGAGTCCGGGATTAGCCAGGCAATTCCTGTCGGACGTTGCAGTCCTGGCCGCCTCAAAACGACTGCAGGAATTGGATTTATCGTACACGGACTCCGACGTTATAAGATCGGACCTTCTCCATTATCTACCCCAGCTGAGAAGTCTTCCCCTGGAGGGTAACAAATTGAATTGCTCGCATCTACGTTGGCTGGGGGCATGGATGAGAAGGCAGGACGACAGGAGACATCGGAACGTAGCCTGCGCCAGTCCTGCTGACCTCTGGGCGACCCTGCTCGTGGACTTGCCTGAAGAAGAATGCGAGACCTCTAGTGTTCGAAGTATTGTTACGAGAGCCACGACTTTGAGATCCTCCGGAGACGGGATTAGTGGAGGAAATTTAATTTTAACGACTGAGAGGAAGACTACAGTCGGGATTGATACCAGCACGTCCACGATTGGAGTAAATCAGGATGTCATTCCCGACAAATTACCACCAGAGACGCCTCATGGCCCCCTGACTGTAACAACAGACACGAACGAAATTAATTCGAGGTACAGCAAGAAGACAAACAGCATACTCCATCAAAAGGGGAATAACAAGACTGGTATAATCTCGAAGTCGTCGTACAGAACAGTGACGGAGGTTCCAATCGTTCCAACGCCACGCAGGAAGACAATTAATTCTCCCGGTATAAGATCCAGATCTTCTTACACCAAAGTTAATGACATTGGAACTTACGAGGAGAACCCGCACAAGGAAAAATCAACAACTCTATACGTGGATATAGTGCCAAACACAGCGACACACTGGAACGGGAAGGCGGACGAGCTGTCTTCCGATGAAAAGGACACTGTTAAAAACTCTTACCATCCAGGTATGATAATTTTGTTTATGAGCGTTCTGATCGCGTTCGCGGTGGTTGCGATGTTCGCGAGCAAGTTCAACCGAAAGCGGCAAGTCAGAGAGGATCGCGATATAGAAGTGACCAGCATCCCTAGCATAACGGAACTGTGGTGA